Below is a genomic region from Candidatus Latescibacterota bacterium.
GAAAGTGACAGAGTGGATTCACTGACCAGGGTAGCAAGACCGAGAATAATGCCGGATCTCCTTATGGGATCGAGTGCCTGGGAAGACCCTAAAGTCGCCGCAAAATAGACAGGACGTTTTTCTCTCTCTGCAGCCTTGACCAGGCGAACAATAAGTGTGTCGCTAAATGGTGGCTCTGTATCGGCTCTCAACTCGTTCAGCTCGTCACTCGTAATGAAGCGTGGGACACCTTCTCTTATCACCTTGAGGGGGTACCATTCGGCGTTGAGTAACGAACGGTTTACGATTTGAACATCCGGCCTGTAGTTCATCAAGCGCGTGAGAATCCATCCAGGGTATGTGTCATTATCTCCATTAGTGATCAGAATCGCGTTGTCATGCAAGCCGGCGAGCATATTGAAGGAGAAATCCATGACCACATCCGAAATCGCATTCCTCTCGATGAGGTGACGCAATGCAACATCCATTTCTTCCATGTCATCGCGCTGCATATAGTGTATGACGAGAGCGAACCATGGATCAATGTATGATGGGTCCATTGCTACTGCCCGTTCAAGATATTGCATCCCTTCCGTGTTATCCACAGCACCGTGACATAATATTCCGGAAAGGAAGAGCAAAACAGGGTTTGCGGGATACCTGGAAAGCCCCTTATCCAGGAGCTCTCTGTAATCAGGGTCTTTCGCATAACGAGCCGCAGACATCCAGTTGCCATATGCATCTTCGGACGGAAAAACATCGTAGTACTCTTTCCATCGCCTCGCCAGATCAACATAGGTTTCACGATCATACGAGATAATTCTCAGGCTCTGTACTTTTTCAGGCCTGGAAATTTCTTCAACTGTTTTGGTACAGCCAGATACGCTGCCGGCAAGCACAACCACACAGACTACAATTATGGGAATTTTTAGTGAAAGCATGTTCTCCTCCTGAATATCACGAACACCATTTCTGCAAATCCCGCGGATGCGGAATTGTCGCTCCATGAATATATAGTCGCTGAAACGGCGAAAAGTTCATTAATATTATTTTTAGCAGGATATTCAATTACCAGCTATGGCGGATATTATTTTCCACTAGCCAAATTTGTTGCGAGACCGAAAAAGCCCCTGAAAAAGTCGGTTCCCTTTAGTAGGCGGTTACTTACTCTTGCAGCAGACTCCACCACTGCTGCCACCGAAGAAAATCATCACACCCAGCAGGAAACCAAGGTTGTACATGTTTCCGGAGTTGTTCAACTCGTAAATCCCCACGTTGCCTTTGAATAGCGAGATGATGAACGTGAACAGCATAATGAAGCCATGCCAGAGACCTTTCCAGAAACCAGCTACATCGCCGTCCGTATCTGGCGTGCGGGCAGGAGTGACATCAATCAGGGCACAGCTCGTTACGAGCAGCAAAGATATTGCCATGCAAACGATCAGAAGTGTGTACTTTTTCATAATTCCTCCTTCTTTCTATCCTACACCCGAAGTCTACCGTTTAATCAACTATAATTACATCGATAAATCGAGATCTTGTCTAAGCTCCAGTCATTACTGATATCGTTTGAATTCCGACTATGGACGGACAGAATCGGATTGACCCGGTCAATACTAACTTTAGACAAATACTGGTTTCTCTGATAATATTTTTAGGTTATCTGAATCTATGTCTTCAAATTGCAGCGTTTTTCCTAGGAGGGCTGTCGGAATGATATCGAAGAACTCTCTCTTCCTGCACGAAGAAATCATGCTCCTTGCCCTGCGGGACAAGGAGGGCACCACAGCTGGTGGAACCAAGTACAAATACGCTATAGGTGGAGCCATTCTCGCCGAACTGTTACTGGACGGACGCATCGCGGTGGAGAAGTCCAAGAAGAAGCTCGTCAATCTTGTCTCATCCAAACAGGTAGGCGAACCCGTGATCGATGAATGCCTGGCGAGAATAGCCAACACGAAGAGGCGTGCCTCAATGAAAACCTGGGTAACCCGGTTCGCAGGCCTGAAGAAGCTCAATCATCGCGTGGCGGAACAGTTGTGCAGCCGCGGCATCCTGCAAGCCGACGAAGATAAAGTTTTACTGATATTCACCCGGAAGATCTATCCTCAAGTCAACCCTCAGCCGGAGCGACAGCTGATCGAGCGCTTGCGCAAGGCCATTTTTACCGAAGCCACCTCGCTTGATCCGCGCACCATAGTTCTCGTGTCATTAGCGAACGGCTCAGACCTCTTGAAGTTAACATTCAACAAGAAACAGTTGAAAGGCCGCAAAAAGCGAATCGAAAAGATCCAGAACGGCGAGATGGCCGGGAAAGCCACCAAAGAGGCAATCGAAGCAGCAGAGGCCGCAGCCATGGTGGTCATTATGATTACTACCTGTTCTTAGCCAGCGTCAGAGTATATTCGAAGAATAATCTGCGTGTAAGCAAATTGGTTCCTCGATCTGAACGTTTCACAAACCCTCTCCAATCGAGTTCCCGTGTACACGGAATTGACTTTTAAGTGACATTGATGTACAATAAGTGCTTAAGGGATCGACCTTAATAAAAGTTTTGCCCATTTGGACTCGAAGATTTCCAACAGAAAGGAGAGGTCATGAGACCTTTGGTAATGTTGACTCGCAGTGTCTTCCTGCTGGTAGGGATCTGCATTGTGGCGCTCAGCGCCGGGTGGGTATCCGAGGCTGGAGCGCAAGTCGTACTCTCCGACCCCAATCTTCCGCCAGAGCCGGATCCACCTGACTGCGAGAGCCTTATCAGCCTCTACGCGGGGACAGGGCTATTCGCCTCATATTCTGGTCCTATTTCAATGAGCACCGTTCGCCACAGGTGCTTCCAGAGTGTGATACGGACAGCCGTTGGTGCCGACGAACATGAAACATTCGACTCTTTCTGGGATGCCACAATGGACTTCGGTCTTGGCCCGGTGTCTGTCACTCTTACTGGTCCGGTGACCACAGTCACATACGGCAAGATCGGCAATACGACCGGGACGTTCGAAGCAGAAATCGCAGCGATGTCACTCTCGGGCACTGCCGGAAGTTATAATATCCAGCTCCGGGAGAGCCCGACATTGGCGTCTCCAGGTCAAACTGCAATCACAGACCTGGGTGGTGGGCTGTATCAGATTGACAGCTTCTTCGACGTGTACACCGAGTTATCTGTCGATGGAGGCGAAACGTGGTTGGCACAGACTACCCAGGCTGCACGTATAATCCTCGTACCGATATCGACGATTGCTACCCAGTCTTCTTCATGGGGAGCGATCAAGAGTCTGCATGAAGACTAGACCAGGTCGGCAACCTGAATTAAAAGGGCTCTTCCTTATGGAAAAGCCCTTTTTTTATTGGCTCCTCAAACAGGACGACCTTAGAACAATTATGTTGAGAGTAAAGGAATTACCTGGTCCGTAAATGTCAGCGATAGATGCTCTTGATTTTTCCCCAGGTGCTGACCTCCGTGGCGAAGGGCCCATCAGCTCCACCAAGAAGTACGTAGTTCCACCACTCCCCCTGACCTGGCATGGCCATGAGGTAGCTAGAAGGCTGTGTGCAGCCGTCAAGGACGGGTGGATCGCTTCTCCAGGCATTGAATTCGGCAAGAAAAATCGGTTGATTCAGAATCACAGTCGAGCCATCCTGTGGCTCGAACGACAACAACAGATGATAGCCTGGATTGCCCAGGCAGCCAAGATACGTCGCATAGGCAGCCTCGCTATCGAACCCCGGCGCCGTTACCCACGGCCCCTCGACAGGCAGATCGAACGATGTGCCATAAGTCTGGACCCCATTAATGTCGTTCGGAGGGCATCCGTGGCACTCGCCGCCAAGACCAAAAGTGACGAGCCCGATTATTTCATCCGGCATCGTCGGCCAGAGGATCACCTTGACAACAGCGCTGGTATCTTCAGTAGTGACATTGATGGTAGTGGGATCGTTATCGGTGTCGATATCAAGCATGATCTCATACGCGAGAGCAGGTGTGATCATGAAGGTCAACGCAAAGAAGCTCAAAATCAATATTCGACAATGGTGCGGCTGCATAGCTCACCCTCCAAAGCTCAACCGGCTTTCCTTCCACTATATGCCAGGAAGTTCCCAACTACATTTATGCTAACACATTACTCAGCAAATATAAAGACCGTTTTGTCTCCTCGATCAAATAGCAATGTGGAACCTTCGTTGTATGGCTGACGTGAGAAGAAAATTGGCTCCCCATTCGTAACCCTCTTCGGAATGTTCTGAGTTTTCCTGGAGCCCCAAACTGGGCGAAATGGGGGTTTTTGTGTTAACCGAGAGCACTCAGCACCGGGGAAAGCCATAGTTTGACTCAATGAGATTCGATTGCGACACCGAGGACTCCTACAGCATAACATCTGCGTTGGAGGGAACCTCGAGGACTGGGAAGAACAGATTAAAATCGTTGGACTAGTACACCACTCTCTGATTTGGAGTCTCTATGGCCGGCTTCAAGGAACCCGCTAAGTGCAAGAATAGCAATTCAGACGGAATAAACAGAAGGGACAGGTTGGAAGATTGCATCATCGGTATTATCGCAAAGTTGCTTGAGGAGTGAGCTATCTTTGTTAGTTTTTTCTGCCTGAGTGAGATTCGTTTGCCCAGAAACAGAGCAGAATCTCTAAGACCAGACATTTCTTAATTCAATTTTAAAATATTTCTATATTCTGGGCAGCTATTTTCCTTGAATGGTTAATTTCAATCATATTTTTAACTCGGATGACATTAATGGGAAGGACAACTCCCCATACGGCTGGGTCCCCACCAACAAGTCACAGCCCTAAACTTTTTCCAACAATTATTAAATGGATTCTATCTTTGTACATATCCTCAACCGGACCTTGTAAAATCATTGTACATCTGCGTGTGCAATTCGGATGCTTGCACTCGTGACAGAACCCTTTTTCGACACAGGGTAATTCCAGAAGTTTATTGAACTGAATATCATGTTTATTTGCGTGTCGTATATGATTCAACGGTGCTGCGATGTTTTTAATTCTATCCAACGCCTCGTCAATTGTGCCGACAATCTTGTTGCTGCCAACCACCATAATTACTTTTTTAGGTCCAAATATCACGCCAGCGAGTCTATTGCCCACACCATCTGTTGATACAATATCACCTTTTCGTGTAATGGCATTCGCGCCAGCGATGAACACATCCGTCGCCAATGCTCGGCGCATGGTTTCAAATACTTTATTAAAAAGAGGTATATAAACATCTTTGGGCAACCATTCATTAGGTTGACCTTCAAACACACGGTATCTGCCATCCTCCAGTCTATCAAAAGGAT
It encodes:
- a CDS encoding GPP34 family phosphoprotein, which gives rise to MISKNSLFLHEEIMLLALRDKEGTTAGGTKYKYAIGGAILAELLLDGRIAVEKSKKKLVNLVSSKQVGEPVIDECLARIANTKRRASMKTWVTRFAGLKKLNHRVAEQLCSRGILQADEDKVLLIFTRKIYPQVNPQPERQLIERLRKAIFTEATSLDPRTIVLVSLANGSDLLKLTFNKKQLKGRKKRIEKIQNGEMAGKATKEAIEAAEAAAMVVIMITTCS
- a CDS encoding lactate utilization protein; the encoded protein is MMNSEKTTDKELRDFNKNRISTVIKNFKKRRMNAYYAEDELSANNLVFELIEQFKGAIPDWKGEIGIADSTTLHQIDLFERLAKEDLTVYNPFDRLEDGRYRVFEGQPNEWLPKDVYIPLFNKVFETMRRALATDVFIAGANAITRKGDIVSTDGVGNRLAGVIFGPKKVIMVVGSNKIVGTIDEALDRIKNIAAPLNHIRHANKHDIQFNKLLELPCVEKGFCHECKHPNCTRRCTMILQGPVEDMYKDRIHLIIVGKSLGL